TCTCTTCGAACATCGGGAAGTCGACGACCCACAGCGGCGCCCACTCGGCGGTCAGCAGGTTCAGGTCGTGGCCAAGTTTGATGCGCAAAGCGCCCAGGGCATCGTTGACCACCTTGGCGCGGTCGGCACCGAAGAACACGATGTCGCCATCGACCGCACCCACGCGGTCGAGAATGGTGTTGAGGTTCGGCTCGGCGATGTTCTTGACGATCGGCGACTGCAGGCCCTCGACGCCCTTGGCGCGCTCGTTGACCTTGATGTAGGCCAGGCCCTTGGCGCCGTAGTTGCCGACGAACTTGGTGTAATCGTCGATCTGTTTGCGCGGCATGCTCGCCCCGCCCGGTACGCGCAGCGCGGCAACGCGGCCTTTCGGGTCGTTGGCCGGGCCGGAGAAGACCTTGAAGTCGACGTCCTTGAGCTGATCGGCCACGTCGACCAGTTCCATCGGGATCCGCAGGTCCGGCTTGTCGGAACCGAAACGGCGCATGGCCTCGGCCAGGGTCATGTGCGGCAGTTCGCCGAACTCGACGCCCAGCACGTCTTTGAACAGGTTGCGGATCATGGTCTCGGTGAGGTGCATGATCTCGGCTTCGTCGAGGAAGCTGGTCTCGATGTCGATCTGGGTGAATTCCGGCTGGCGGTCGGCACGCAGGTCTTCGTCGCGGAAGCACTTGGCGATCTGGTAGTAACGGTCGAAGCCGGCGACCATCAGCAGTTGCTTGAACAGCTGCGGCGATTGCGGCAGCGCGAAGAAGCTGCCGGCGTGGGTGCGGCTCGGTACCAGATAGTCGCGTGCGCCTTCCGGTGTGGCGCGGGTCAGGATCGGGGTTTCCACATCAAGGAAGCCGTTCTCGTCCAGGTAGCGACGGATGCTCGAGGTGATGCGCGAGCGCAGCTTGAGCTTCTCGGCCATTTCCGGGCGACGCAGGTCGATGAAGCGATAACGCAGGCGCGTCTCTTCACCCACATCGGTGTATTCGTTGAGCGGGAACGGTGGCGTTTCCGCCTCGTTCAGCACCTGCAGCTCGTAGCCCAGCACTTCGATGGCGCCGGATGCCATGTTGGCGTTGCGCGCGCCTTCAGGACGCAGGCGCACCTTGCCGGTGATCTTGACCACATATTCGCTGCGCACACGGTCAGCCTTGGCGAAGGTATCGGCGCGGTCCGGATCGAACACCACCTGAGCCAGGCCTTCGCGATCGCGGATGTCGAGGAAGATCACACCACCGTGGTCGCGACGACGGTGAACCCATCCACACAGGGTGATTTCCTGGCCATCCAGGCTTTCGTTCAACTGGCCGCAATAGTGGCTGCGCATCATGATCGGGTTCGCTTCTCTGATCGGTTCTGAATTCGTCGACATCGCCTGCCATTTGGGCAAGGCACCTGAGCCGCACGCGTGAAAAGGGCGGAATTATATAGCCTTTATCGACAGGGCGCAGCACGTGATATATCCCATCGCTGCAGCAAAAGAGGTGAACCCGATGCGTTGCGATTGATTCAAAGCATGATCGTCATTGAGACGAACCCGGAGCATGTGACGAACGGTCATGATAGGCTTTTTGCCATCGTCTCTTTACCCGTTGGCCCATTTAGGAGAGCAACCATGGAAATCAATATCGGTATCGCCGAACAGGATCGCGAAGCCATCGCCGAAGGCCTGTCGCGCCTGCTCGCGGACACCTACACCCTGTATCTGAAAACCCACAACTTCCACTGGAACGTTACCGGGCCGATGTTCAACACCCTGCACCTGATGTTCGAAGGTCAGTACACCGAACTGGCACTTGCCGTCGACGCCATCGCCGAACGCATCCGTGCCCTGGGCTTCCCTGCGCCAGGCACCTATGCGGCGTACGCCCGCCTCTCCTCGATCAAGGAAGAGGAAGGCGTGCCGAGCGCCGATGAGATGATCAAGCTGCTGGTGCAGGGCCAGGAAGCAGTGGTACGCACCGCGCGCGGCATCTTCCCGCTGCTCGACAAGGTCAGCGACGAGCCGACCGCCGATCTGCTGACCCAGCGCATGCAGGTTCACGAGAAAACCGCGTGGATGCTGCGCAGCCTGCTGGCTGCCTGACCGTTGCGCCAACAGGGCTGCCGCGGCAGCCCTGTTTCGTTTCACCTCGCCGCGACCGACAGCGCAGCGCCGTCCATTTGAGTAGCCCTTCTCTTTGCTGTTAAATACGCCCCGTGCCGCCATCCCAACTGCTGGGCCGGTGCATAGGCTGGCCCTCCCGAACCTTCATCGCCCTTACGTCACGGCAAATCGCGTGGAGCCAGCTGTTCCTGGTGATCCTTTATCGAGTGAGTGCGTTGAACATGTTGAAAATCGTCCACCTGCTGGTGGGGCTGTCGGCCCTGCTGTTATCCATCGCCCCCGGCCTCAATGACGGCCAGTCGTTCCTGCAACATCCCGATGCGCTGTGCCTGGCGCTGTTCGGCTTTCTCAACCT
Above is a genomic segment from Pseudomonas argentinensis containing:
- the aspS gene encoding aspartate--tRNA ligase, coding for MMRSHYCGQLNESLDGQEITLCGWVHRRRDHGGVIFLDIRDREGLAQVVFDPDRADTFAKADRVRSEYVVKITGKVRLRPEGARNANMASGAIEVLGYELQVLNEAETPPFPLNEYTDVGEETRLRYRFIDLRRPEMAEKLKLRSRITSSIRRYLDENGFLDVETPILTRATPEGARDYLVPSRTHAGSFFALPQSPQLFKQLLMVAGFDRYYQIAKCFRDEDLRADRQPEFTQIDIETSFLDEAEIMHLTETMIRNLFKDVLGVEFGELPHMTLAEAMRRFGSDKPDLRIPMELVDVADQLKDVDFKVFSGPANDPKGRVAALRVPGGASMPRKQIDDYTKFVGNYGAKGLAYIKVNERAKGVEGLQSPIVKNIAEPNLNTILDRVGAVDGDIVFFGADRAKVVNDALGALRIKLGHDLNLLTAEWAPLWVVDFPMFEENDDGSLTAMHHPFTSPKCSPEELEANPAAALSRAYDLVLNGTELGGGSIRIHDKAMQQTVFRVLGISEDEQQEKFGFLLDALKYGAPPHGGLAFGLDRLVMLMTGASSIREVIAFPKTQSAACVMTQAPGVVDGKSLRELHIRLREQPKAE
- a CDS encoding Dps family protein — translated: MEINIGIAEQDREAIAEGLSRLLADTYTLYLKTHNFHWNVTGPMFNTLHLMFEGQYTELALAVDAIAERIRALGFPAPGTYAAYARLSSIKEEEGVPSADEMIKLLVQGQEAVVRTARGIFPLLDKVSDEPTADLLTQRMQVHEKTAWMLRSLLAA